The DNA sequence GTGATGCGCATCCTCACCGGCGCGGACGGCGAGGGCCCGGCCCGGCAGGCCGCCGAGATCACCAGAGGGCTGCCGCCCGAGCTGTTCGACCAGCGCGTCTACGGCCCGCGCCTCGCGCTTCCGGACCTCGCGGCCCGTCGCCTGCCCGGGCTCGGCCGTACGGCAGGACCCGGCGGCGCCGCCTGCGCCCTCGCCGCGCTCGTCGCCGAGATGCTCCGCTTCCGCCCGCACATCGTGCACACCCACACCGCCCGGGCCGGGATCCTCGGCCGGATCGCCGCGGCCCTCACCGGGGTGCCCGCGCGGGTGCACTCCTTCCCCGACCACCTGCCGCTCCATCACCTGCGGCCCGGCGGCGCCCGCGCCGCGCTGCTCGCCGAGCGCGCGCTGGCGCGGGTGAGCGACCGGCTCGTCACCTCCGCCGCCCGGATCCGCGACGACCTGCTCGCCGCCGGGATCGGCCGGCCCGGCCAGTACGCGGTGGTGCCGCCGGGCGTCCGGCCGCGCCCGCTGCCCGCCCGCGACCGGGCCCGCCACCTGCTCGGCCTGCCGGAGCGGCCGCCCGTGGTCGCGTACGTGGGCGGGCTCACCGGCGCCGAACGCCCCGACCGGCTCGTCGAGGTGATCCGCGGGATCCACCGCGCGCTGCCCGAGGTGCACTTCGCCGTGTGCGGCGAGGGTGAGCTGCTCGGCGAGGTGCTCGCCGCCGTGCCCGGGCTCGGCGGCACGCTGCACCCGCTGGGCCGGCGCGACGACGTCGAGACCGTGTACGCCGCCGCCGACCTGGTGCTGCTCACCTCCGACGCCGCGGGCGTGCCGATCGCGCTCGTCGAGGCCGGCCTGGCCGGGCTGCCCGTGGTCGCGCCGCGGGTCGGCGGCGTGCCCGAGGTGGTGCGGCACGAGGAGACCGGGCTGCTCGCCCGGCCGTGGGCGCGCGAGCTCGCCGCGCACGCGATCCGCCTGCTGCGCGACGAGCCCGCCCGGCTCCGCATGGGCCGCGCCGCCCGGGCCTGGACCGGCGAGCGCTTCGCCGCGGACCGGCTCGCCGCCGACGTCCGCCGCCTGTACACCGCGATCGCCGTGGAACGCGGCTGGTGGCCGCCGTCGGCGCTCGCCGCCGAGGCCGCCGCCAAGGACGGCACCGTGATCGCCGGCCCGGTGGGCGGGGGTGACCGCGGGTGAGGGTGGTCGTCACCGGCGGGGCCGGGTTCATCGGCGCCCACCTGTGCCGGGAGCTCGCCGCCCGGCCCGGCATCCGCGAGGTCGTCGCCTTCGACGACCTCAGCACCGGCTCGGCCGCCAACCTCGCCGGGGCCGGCGGCGCGGTACGGCTGGTGCTCGGCAGCGTGCTCGACCGCGAGCACCTGGAGGAGGTGGTCGCGGGCGCGGACGCGGTCGTCCACCTCGCCGCCCGCCCGTCGGTGTCGCGCGCGCTGCAGGACCCGGTGGCGAGCCACCAGGTCAACGTCACCGGCACCGTGTTCGTGCTCGAGGCGTGCCGGCGCAGGCGGCTGCACCTGATCGTGGCGTCGTCCTCCCAGGTGTACGGCACGGCCGGACGCGGGCGCCGGCCGCCCCGGCCGCTCAACCCGTACGGCGCGGGCAAGCTCGCCGCCGAGGCGTACGCGCTCGCCTACGGCACCGCGTTCGGACTGCCCACGCTGGCGCTGCGGCTGTTCAACGTGTACGGCCCGCTGCAGCAGGCCGGGCACGCCCACGCCGCGGTCATCCCGGCGTTCGTCGCCGCCGCGCTGCGCGGCGAGCCGGTGCGGGTGCACGGCGACGGCCGCCAGCGGCGCGACTTCACCTACGTCGGCAGCGTGGTGCGCGTGCTCGCCGACGCGGTCGCCCGCCGGGTCACCTGCCCCGCCCCGGTCGACGTCGCCTTCGGCACCCCGGTGTCCCTCCTCGAGCTCGCCCGGCTCGTCTCCGAGGTCACCGGCACCCCGCTCGAGCTGCGCCACGAGCCGCCGCGGCCCGGGGACTCCCGCGCGCCCCGGATCGGCGGGGTGCCGCTGCGGCTGCTGTTCCCCGACGTCACCCCGGTGCCGCTGCGCATCGGCCTGGAGCGCACCGTCGCCTGGTTCCGCGACCTGCTCGCCCGCGAGCCCGCGGCCTGACCGGCCGGCGGTGTGGCGGCCGCGGCGCACACCGGCGCACCGATCCGCGCGGCGGTTTCCGTGGCACCGCCCCCGGACATGCGCGGCCGGGCGCCGCCCGGGCGGGCGTGGTACCCGCGTGCCGAAGAGCGGGACGTGCCCCTTGTCGGGTGCCGCCGGACGTGCGAGGGTCCACCTCACGAGACCGCGGCGGCCACGGTCGGCGCGACCGTGGCGGCGGGGTGGAGGTGCGCCATGACGTACGTGCGGAGAACGCCCGACACGCCTCCCGGCACGCGCACGACGCGCCCGCCCCGTGCCTCCGGACTCGCCGGACCGGTCCTTCCGCCCCGGAGGCGGTGGCCGGTCCCGGGCCCGCCGCGTCCCGCCGCCGATCCGGCGGAAAACGGCGGCCCACATTATTCGTGACCGCGGCGTCGCCGCGTTTCCAGTCGTGTTTTCGCATGCCCTAAGACATGGGATAACCATGCTCGAATTCCTGTGGTTACTGTAGTGATCGCTACAGTAGTCATACATGGTGCGACGCCTCTTTCCCGGTCGTTCCGACCACGGTTGCGCGCGGCTTGCCGGCCTTTGTCGCGGGCCTGCCTCCGGTGTTCCCGCCGCCCCCGGAAACCCCGTCTGACCTGCGTTTCCTTCCCTGCCTGCGCCGGTACGGCCAGGCCTGGGCGCCTGCGCCCTCGCCGGGAACCGTATCGCCGGGTCACGAAAAACAGGCGGAACGGTTCGTGGCCTCACTCTTGTGGCCAGGTCGATTTATATGCCATTCTCCCTGTAGCGAGCACTACAGAGTTCGTGAGTGCGTTTCTGTCTGACACGGTGGTCTCATGACGAATCCTCAGAATCCGATCACGGCCGAGGGCACGAGCCGGTTCGTGCGCACCAAGGAGTGGAATCTCCACTACAACGAGGTGGGCGCCGACTCCGGCGGGCCGGCGGTGATCATGCTGCACGGCAGCGGTCCGGGCGCGACCGGGTGGAGCAACTTCAAGTCGAACCTGCCGGCGCTCGGCGAGCGCTTCCATGTGTTCGCGGTCGACATGCCGGGGTGGGGCCGGTCCGACCCGGCCCCGCTCGGCCGCCGCGACCACGTCGACGCGGCGATCCAGTTCATGGACGCCCTGGGCATCGAGAAGGCCGCCTTCATCGGCAACTCGATGGGCGGCATCACCACCCTGAGCGTCGCGATCGAGCACCCCGACCGGGTGAGCCACGTCATCACCATGGGCCCCGGCTCCGGCCCGCAGCCGCGGCTGTTCAGCCCGGGCGGCGGCCTGTCCGAGGGCATGAAGGTGCTCGTCGAGGCGTACCGCAACCCCTCGGCGGAGACGATGAAGCGGCTCGTCGAGGTGATGACCTACGACTCGGCCCGGTTCGGCACCGACGAGCTCGCCCAGGAGCGCGCCGACGCGGCGCTGGCGAACCCGGAGCACATCCGCAACTACCTCGAGTCGTTCGCCGCCGGCCGGATCATCGAGAGGTGGTTCAGGCTGGAGGACCTCACCAGGATCCGGCAGCCCACGCTCCTCATCCACGGCCGCGACGACCGCGTCGTGCACTACGAGCACTCGCTCGTCCTGCTCGCCCACATCCCGAACTCGCGGCTGGTCCTGCTCAACCGGTGCGGCCACTGGGCCCAGCTCGAGCACGCCGAGGAGTTCAACCGGCTCGTCACCGAGTTCATCACCAACAACTGATCGCCCCCCGACGCGCAAAGGACGAACCGACATGATCGAGGTGCGGGACAGGATCCAGGCGGCGCTGCCGGTGATCCGGGAAGAGGCCGTGCCGAGCGACAGGATCGGCAAGCTCACCGACCGGTGCGCCGAGGCCCTGCGCGGCACCGGGGTGGTCCGGCTGCTCCAGCCGAAGGAGTACGACGGCTACGAGGCCCACCCCTGCGAGTTCCTCGACGCGGTGATGACGATCGGCGCCGCCTCCCCGTCCGCCGGCTGGGTCGCCGGGGTCGTCGGCGTGCACCCGTGGGAGATCGCCATGATGGACCCGCGGGTCCAGGAGGAGATCTGGGGCGAGGACCCGGACACCTGGACCGCCTCGCCGTACGCGCCGTTCGGCCGGGCCAAGCGGGTGGACGGCGGCTACCTGTTCACCGGCCGCTGGCCGTACTCGACCGGCACCCACCACTCCGACTGGGTGATCCTCGGCGGCATGGTCGTCGACGACGACGGCAACCCCGGCGATCCGCCGGAGATCCGCCACTTCGTCATCCCCCGCAAGGACTACGAGATCGTCGAGGACAGCTGGTACGTGCTCGGCCTCAAGGGCACCGGGTCCAAGGACGTCCAGATGACCGACGTCTTCATCCCCGAGTACCGGACCGTGGAGCAGGCGAGGATGCACGCGGGCGGGTACGAGGACCGCCAGCCCGGCAAGCCGCTCTACCGGCTGAAGTTCCCGGTGTTCTTCTCCTCCGCGATCAACGCCGCCACGATCGGCATCGCGATCGGCGCGCTCCAGGTCTACCGCGAGTACATGGACAAGCGTGTCTCGGCGAGCGGCACCGTGGCCAAGCTCGACCCGATCCAGCTCGCCGTGTACGGCGAGGCGGCGGCGGACGTCGCCGCGGCGCGGGCCACGCTGCTCAACGAGATCAAGGAGCTCTACGAGTACGTCGAGGGCGGCGGCGAGGTCACCATGACCCACCGGCTCACCGCGCGCCGCAACTGCGTCCGCGCGGTACGGCGGGCGGTCGACGCCGTCGACAGGCTCTACAAGATCGCCGGAAGCCAGGGCATCCACGAGAACCTGCCCAACGAGCGGTACTGGCGCGACCTGCAGGCCGGGTTCAGCCACATCTGCAACACCGCCGAGCCCATCTACGTCGGCTGGGCCACCAACGACTTCGGCGGCGAGCCGCCGCAGCTCTTCGTCTGACACCCCCCACCCGAGAACGAGGAGAACGACGACGTGATCACCTCACTGGCCTACC is a window from the Thermopolyspora flexuosa genome containing:
- a CDS encoding glycosyltransferase family 4 protein, coding for MRAAGEYGPRLRVMRILTGADGEGPARQAAEITRGLPPELFDQRVYGPRLALPDLAARRLPGLGRTAGPGGAACALAALVAEMLRFRPHIVHTHTARAGILGRIAAALTGVPARVHSFPDHLPLHHLRPGGARAALLAERALARVSDRLVTSAARIRDDLLAAGIGRPGQYAVVPPGVRPRPLPARDRARHLLGLPERPPVVAYVGGLTGAERPDRLVEVIRGIHRALPEVHFAVCGEGELLGEVLAAVPGLGGTLHPLGRRDDVETVYAAADLVLLTSDAAGVPIALVEAGLAGLPVVAPRVGGVPEVVRHEETGLLARPWARELAAHAIRLLRDEPARLRMGRAARAWTGERFAADRLAADVRRLYTAIAVERGWWPPSALAAEAAAKDGTVIAGPVGGGDRG
- a CDS encoding NAD-dependent epimerase/dehydratase family protein — protein: MRVVVTGGAGFIGAHLCRELAARPGIREVVAFDDLSTGSAANLAGAGGAVRLVLGSVLDREHLEEVVAGADAVVHLAARPSVSRALQDPVASHQVNVTGTVFVLEACRRRRLHLIVASSSQVYGTAGRGRRPPRPLNPYGAGKLAAEAYALAYGTAFGLPTLALRLFNVYGPLQQAGHAHAAVIPAFVAAALRGEPVRVHGDGRQRRDFTYVGSVVRVLADAVARRVTCPAPVDVAFGTPVSLLELARLVSEVTGTPLELRHEPPRPGDSRAPRIGGVPLRLLFPDVTPVPLRIGLERTVAWFRDLLAREPAA
- a CDS encoding alpha/beta fold hydrolase; translation: MTNPQNPITAEGTSRFVRTKEWNLHYNEVGADSGGPAVIMLHGSGPGATGWSNFKSNLPALGERFHVFAVDMPGWGRSDPAPLGRRDHVDAAIQFMDALGIEKAAFIGNSMGGITTLSVAIEHPDRVSHVITMGPGSGPQPRLFSPGGGLSEGMKVLVEAYRNPSAETMKRLVEVMTYDSARFGTDELAQERADAALANPEHIRNYLESFAAGRIIERWFRLEDLTRIRQPTLLIHGRDDRVVHYEHSLVLLAHIPNSRLVLLNRCGHWAQLEHAEEFNRLVTEFITNN
- a CDS encoding acyl-CoA dehydrogenase, giving the protein MIEVRDRIQAALPVIREEAVPSDRIGKLTDRCAEALRGTGVVRLLQPKEYDGYEAHPCEFLDAVMTIGAASPSAGWVAGVVGVHPWEIAMMDPRVQEEIWGEDPDTWTASPYAPFGRAKRVDGGYLFTGRWPYSTGTHHSDWVILGGMVVDDDGNPGDPPEIRHFVIPRKDYEIVEDSWYVLGLKGTGSKDVQMTDVFIPEYRTVEQARMHAGGYEDRQPGKPLYRLKFPVFFSSAINAATIGIAIGALQVYREYMDKRVSASGTVAKLDPIQLAVYGEAAADVAAARATLLNEIKELYEYVEGGGEVTMTHRLTARRNCVRAVRRAVDAVDRLYKIAGSQGIHENLPNERYWRDLQAGFSHICNTAEPIYVGWATNDFGGEPPQLFV